The DNA segment ATTGTAGTTAAgatataaggaacatatccgatattatctCTGAAACGGTTATCCACAACGGTTAACAAACTCGTGATTGCGTCCCTTAAATTTACGATAGGATGCtttcaacttcactatttgAAACGCATGGTTTAATAATTTCCTTATGACGAGAAACCCtctataatagttatcaaaagtaccaggattataattttatacgccagacgctaTAAAAGAGATAATGATTAATGAAAGGAAAAATAAATCCGGGAGCTTTTGACTAACAGCAAATGTAgacgagacactgggttccgcgaaACTCTTATGTAGTTTTGAAATGGTCATTGCAGAACGTATGCTACTTCACCAGGTACACATTTCTACCAGTGCTCCATGAACACATAACACTTGAAAATCTCTTTgtacaattgaaaaaaagaaaaaagaattacTAGTTAATGTAATGAAGTGTTATTTTATATCAGTATGAAATCtaatattatatttcatgattataacatttgtataatatatatttcattacattGATGGTCAATCTCTTTATACATTGACAGTATTTCTTATCATGATTCCttgagggttactgctcactaggaaactattaaaccaagtgttccaaatggtgaagttgaaaccatccattcgtaaattttacgcCTCTGCGACATTGTTGGCCGTTCTGAAACAGCCGTTTTACATATATTATCAGATATgttccgaaatatcgtgagcctaaatgcatcaattggaaatataatttcaaaataatgatgGATTCGGTCGAATATAATTATGTCAGGCAATAGGTTAAGCGTGCGAAGGAAGACGTAGATAATCTTTCAGAATTGATTAAGGCTTTGGGGTCGGTGATTCAAATTACAATTAGGAAattgaatgggtccatcaatacCCATGCTACGTCAAGATTTAATTACCCAAATATTGCAAACATTTTCCTACCTCcataacaaaaatgttgttGTCTCCCCAGATAAAAACCCgaacaacatcgtttttgtgtgtaaaactcattacgtaaactgcttgataaatagattaggtattgacaattcacttggaacaCATATCCTCACCACACTTACCAACAaagaaatcctggataatcataggtctgttctatgttcctttggaattacaaccaaagatgaagaattGAATCTTTCATCACTGTATTTGATACCTAAACTACCATGGTATTCTTACAAACAACgttatattgctgggtctttcAAATGTTTCACGAaccttttttctaaattattaacatctttttttttccttttaatacCTTTGTTTTTTAACTCTTGAACAACATTTCCTAAAAGCCATATTTCAGGTAAAATATCAGAGAGCTTTTGATTCTATTCAAAGAAATCTCCCGTTATTTAAACTGCTGAATAATATTATTAACGAAAACAAATTCCGAATTATACAACTATGTATAACGATATGAAATcccgtgttgttttcaataaatcTGACTTCTTCCCATGCGAAATTGGTGTACGGGAAGGTGAAAATCTATCGCCTACtctgtttttttataagaattttcAGAAGAGTTAGATACAAAAGGGTTACAGTCAATAAGTGGAGACCTAGAAAATGAACTAGATGTGTATCTTAATATTGTCTAACTGTTATATGCTGATGATACTATTTTATTAGCGAATAGTAACTGACTAACActgaatttcaaaatatgttaaacaattcTGCCATATGATTTTAACAAATGGCAacttaaatagttatcaaaagtaccaggattataattttaaacgccatgttgataaaacaaatattcttgtttttgcaAATGGCAGACTTCcacaatatttgaaatttgttattaaTGATAATGAAATTgtgattattcaaaataataaatatttaggaatatttttttctaaaagtggTTCTTTTTAACAAACTAGAAAAATACTTACGAGATCAAGGAATAAAGGCTATGTATTCTATCTTAAAGAAGAGTAGAATGTATGACTTATCTATTGAATGCCAACTAGATCTTTTTGATAAGGATGTTGTACCTATTTAGTTATATGGGTCAGAAAATTGGGGGtttgaaaactttgaattaCTAGAGGTGCacctaaaattttgtaaattcattttaCATTGAAAACAATCAACCCCAGACTGTATAGTTAATGCAGAACTACGACGATTCCCATTATTTCTGTATGCAAAGTTcgtatgataatttttttaattataaacagTAAAGAGTTAAAAATTTCTAATGTTCTTTTCAAATTATCATTatagatttaaataaatatggttttgaaagaaaatggttgatttatattgaaatcattttaataatttttaaatgtctaATATTTGGAAAATGGATTTTGCTGACAAATGGGTATTAACAAGTGATGACCAAAAGCTTGAGGATCAGTTCACACAATTATGTTTGTCACAGATAGAAACATTACTTAAATGCCATATGTTAcagattttctaaaaataatctGATATTTGAGAATTATTTCAACATATTGcctactaatttattatttgtatactGCATATTTAGATGTGGTAGTCACCGTTTACCAAATTGAAACAGGAAGATGGCGAGTTTTCTCACGAAACGACAGACTTTGTCATCTATGCAATTCAAGTGAAATCGGTGACGAATATCATTATATAATGACTTGTAAATTTTTTAGATTTAGAGAGAAAGAAATTTTTACTTAACTATTGCTGTAAAAATCCAAGTGCATACAAATATAATAGTTAATTAATTCAGACAAAACTATCATTTAAGAAGATTATGtaagtttataaaaacaatacagGTGAAAGTCAGTCCTCCAAGTCAAATTACGGTTTTTTCACACATGTGCATgcttatataaacatatatgtagttgttaatttatattttttctattactATGACATGTAGTTCATTCATTCACAAATGTTCCTTGAATAACATTCGATCAACagagaacaatacataaatGGCTAAATGAACGAGTCTCATATATTGCTtatttatagtcatttttttaataagttttctaAGGCCACATAAATtcaatttcttgttctacggatttttggactccaaaatttggggcgagcgagcgatttgaaaactttaataaaaaaatattcaatttaaatttttttgaggCGGAGCTTATAAAGacaaggcgagcgattatattttttttgtaaacataaaatagaagGTTTTGAagttattaaaacttgatttgtcACTTGTAatttgacatttcttttatttctgaagttttttccctgttcaccaAAGAAtgattaaatctggtctatgtatgtctgactgacaatgagacaattctccgtTAGAGTCATAATCAATTTGGGGGCAACCCCTAcatgttatgaatatcccttttatatgttttatgagggatcaatataagttataatatatttgtctttacaaaagggctcatattttcttaaagaactatatatctatctggtattaaatggtcaaaacatgtccaataattttgtaatattcctggactttgaccatgttaacacatttatttaaacagtttagcattattcaaaataagtggaccccttTTTTAGAAAAGGTTGATTAAAATATGATGCAACTCTCctctttttaatacaaaattctaagttttcaaaggttttgtatagaagaactatacaaatccttaattggtatttcttttttcttttctacatcagtaaaatgaccccttgtctgagggagggttgttCTCAatctgataataacaaacacaggtcaaagtacggcctttcaCACAGggctttcaattttgaaattatcaatttccccaccttagtagtaatataccaacttcacctgcatatgaaatatacatttcccaacttattaggtattcaagagcttgcagctcctattcagactttgtaaaacgtcaccagtgtctgagtagaaagttgatgaaccaggggtatgtcaaagaacgtctcgtcctttttctaaaaaagttcatcggaagatacccagaacttgttgataaatattctgtatcaacttcacaaataatacaagatggtcttgaagtatagattttgcgtactgacgtttgttatcatcttaattacgtattatagaattttgttatatatcttttttagaTATTCATTTGAAGTGACTCAGTGGTTATGTAAAACCACATACGTTAAacggcaaaattatttcattgattgatattacttttacttaaggatcttgacatactatgaatggcaaaactattttattcaataatactactttttctgtttattctattttttatgatatacatttgacgtaaaactgtacttatgtaccccgtcatactttgaaacacaccattattttatttattattattacttttactgttaagtctggtttttgttatatctactttgCGTGAGtctgcatttatgtatgccgtcatacgacataattatttttatgtctacctgagcgaatttcaaacgcgcaattttacaccagtaatgaaaaccttctatcatttgtgggtagactttacatagataaattcagccgtatttgacgtgaaactgtacttatgtatcccgtcatactttgaaccacaccattattttatttatttttattacttttactgtgaagtctgttttttgttatatctactttacgtgagtctgcatttatgtatgccgtcatatgacaaaattatttttatgtccacctgtgcgaatttcaaacgcgcaattttacaccagtaatgaaaaccttctatcatttatggatagactttacatagataaattcagccgtataagaaaagcaaaatgagaatgttaaattgaTGTATGCCtgtttgtgcttctttgttacatttgttgtttatgtagtgatattaagatgataacacaatattgactgttgtacccttATTTTCgaatttttactctttgagtatgtttgttttgttcatacatcgttgacaatgtaatggaatttgatgcgactgtcatacaagtgagaggtttagctagctataaaaccaggttcaatccaccattttctacattagaaaatatctgtaccaagtcaggaatatgacagttgttatccattcgtttgatgtgtttggacttttgattttgccttttgatttttgattttcctttttgaattttcctcggagttcagtatttttgtgtttttactttttgatacagaccaaacagcaagctataactTTATTCATAACCTCTTTCAAAcgtcattctctgttcaatttatgtttggaatccactgttacaaaccctcattcaaaccaatacaaacttcaagctataatttcggatattgcaagtcacacACTTTTCAAGCAAGTTCGtatttgaaaagataaaaaagagtaaagatcttttctaaatctttcctttgccaacaaaggtctcgacggcgtcaacctaggcaatatccttcatcataaattagttcaatccaaaatacctccttatttcaaagaccattctgtaccaataatttcttatacctataccaaacctattgcaactaaaattttcaattacaaacgtgttttgcaggatctcaatattgacgacttcaagtctaaatctcctgattgcacttgtgctagttcccaaatcacatataatcctgctggccacgttattaccggtgaccttaacaatgttaataacacttctctacaaaatgtgttatcgaaaggtccgaaatatcgtgagcctaaatccatcaattggaaatacaactttgaattttatatgGATTCAgccgaggattatgccaggcaatgcgctaagcgcgagaaggaagacgtagacactctttccGGAAGGATTAAAGGAGATgtgacatgatttttttttgattttttttttgtaaataaatatttatttatacataattacCCCATAAAAAACATCGAAAGATATATAATTATCGTTTAAATGGATAAATTATGAATTCAAATATATCGATCTGTCGACCTACTAATTATGCATATTTCAATCCCGGAAGTCACTCAGAACGAGGCTGTGACGTCAGTGGTTACATCAATCATATTTGACTGACGGGTGTATATACATAATTAGCGCTATTTCATTTCCGAATAtcttaaagaaaaatacatgaCAGTGATTAAAAATGGTTCTGTGTGCTGCCAGTGGGTGCAACAATAGACATAAGAAGGACAACTTAATTAGTTTTTTTCGTTTTCCAATTAACCCGCAAACCAGGAAGGCGTGGACACATTATTGTAAGAGATGGGACTTCCTACCAGGCGCTAGTCATAGACTTTGTTCCGCCCATTTTACAAATTCATGTTACGATCGTGACCCAGAAGTAATGAAGAACCTCGAGGGATGTCCTACCATGAAGCCAAAACTCCGTCCAAATGCAGTACCTGACATTCCATTGACGCAACCAACAACAGCTGAGCCAAAGCCACCTTTACCTAAGCGTGGAGCTTTTGAGAAGCGGAGAAAAGCTgaggtaaatatatatatttttttatcttcgcaaatattttattgcatccccttttaataatatatatttttttaataatttcaatatcCAAATAAATATAGCTAAGTGTTGAAAATTTTGTATCGTGTACCTCCTTAGTGTACCTCACTACCTGTTCACGTGTGCAGGTGTGTACATCGAACCATAAAGTTACATCGATCAGAAGTTACAGGTATGCGGCACACTTTATCCCCAATACTTGGTTACCTTTTGAAGTTGAAAGCTACAGGTGTCATGCCCCAGGGTGGTGATAGGTAAGACATAGGTAATACGCAATATTGCGTAACATGCGGCGAATCTGTGTACATCAATGATCACCGGCGGGATGCACAGGTGAGGTTGGAAAATAGACTCGAGAAAATGTTACAGACACATATTACGCAATGCATATCTGTTTTACCTGTAGGAATAATCATTTCCCGACTGTCGGTTAATCAACGGggttttacagaatagagaaaaaagGACTGAAAGTGCGgcttaaaaaaagggggtgggaGGATAGGAAATAATGGGTTGCTGAATTTTACGTTGTAATGAATGGAGTATAATAAGCAAACTAATTAGACAATAAAgaattaatttttaaagtaaaaattaaaaatgtcaaagCCTGTCAGTCCCTATAACTAAAACATAACCTGCAGTACATAGATTCTAATAAATATTAGGCAGGTGTAAAAAGTGTATTGTAattcattttctattatttaccctaattatttgatttatttatcatatggaaagtcattttatttcttaataaaaaaatgtgaagaGATGCTATGATAGAAAGTTGATGCAAGGTTATTGAGGTGAAATATGCAAAAGGTGACTTAAatgagaaacaaatattttggctaGTGTATGTATTCAAGTCTTTATATTGCACAAGACATGAAGCTGAATAATATAGTTTTAATAATGCAAATAAATCCAATTGATACAGACCTGGGAGTAGTAGATAAAGTATAAGTATAGACTGAAGATATACACATTATAACATTtcagcaaaaacaaaaatcagtacttattgaaaatgttcatcaggATGATTAAAGAGGGGACAAAGacatgaatttattttattgtattaaaatttcttaaaatattacttttaaatttcCCCTGTTATATGTCATACTTATTACACATTTATTGTGAGCTGCTTCAGTAATTCAAATTTCACACCAACATACTTGGTTAGGTCAGAGACATGTCTCTGGTTAGGTGATAGATAATTTATTACCTGTCTTTTTCTCTTATTTAATGCAATTTAATTACCTGTTCAACTCCaacatttttaagaaatatattttgataatagagatatatatatatatggtgaaGTAATTGATATAAAAGTAATGAAATTTCTACACAGATCATTCTATAtacattctaaattttaaaatgtgcatttaatttcatattgtgtttatacagtacatgtatgagggggggggggtctgttattctgtaaacattttcaccccttttttctcaaatcttaaaaaaaattaacaccttttttctctaatttttcactttttttgccCTTTATTCTCTAgatctaatcttcattttttagaGGCATTATTCTATAATCATTTAACACCATCCAAACCCTCATGTATGTATGTAGTGTAGCTATAATAAACTTTAAACTTGAACTGTACactaaaaattcaaattattaaattaatatataagaaCCAAATAATTGGTGGTAAACTTGCAGGGAGATATCCAGCCattttcgaaaaaaaagggggggggggcaactttatgtccccattcaaatatattgatcGTCCccataaaagggggggggggtctaaaccctccccctggatccgccactgaaattTTGATTGCTACTCAGACAACTATCCATGAAATCTCAAATTAAAGGGATTTAAGAAGTAATATGTATATTTCTCTATGTTTTTGATTtcattataattgtaattttagaCCATTTAATTATTCAGAAATGCAATTGACCATCATAGGctgatccaggggggggggggccttttgtggaaaaaattggttaattatatagggaatcactgaagcatttGTGACTGGACTGGAGCAAATGcaaccctccccccccccctttgtaGGTGTCAGTGGGAACCCTTaggaaaatttctggatccgccactgaccaTGAACATTGTGGGACCACTTGTTttttatatctctttcataGTAAAGTTGTGTAAAActaaataaacaacaaacattTATTCTTTGCAGATTCTACAGCTTGCATATGACAACTATGAACGAGAGACGGAATGTGTACAACTCCAAGTACCAGACAGTACCACAACACCAGAACCAGAACCAGAGCTGCCAACCTCCAATGTTACAGAGAACAATACATCCAAAGTTACCATGGTTACACAGACTACTCCACCACCATCaccaaaagtagtaaaacacAAGAAAAGCCAATCCTACCTCCGTCCACAGCAACGTACCAGGAAACATCaaacagatcttaagattacaCAACCTTCAGCAACATACAGTACAATTGCTACACAGACTGATGATGacattacaaaatgtacatgtgcCAGTACTCTACCTACAACAACTCACACCACTTCAGCCCAAAACTCTGATGACGATGAGGTTTCCAGCCATGCAGATAGTGATGAGGACTACCAACCCTCAGATGATGATCAGAGGTATGTAGTActatatgtataattattttttggaaatagaatatatataaattgatcaACCTGTTTAAAAAACAGACTCTGTAATCCGCTTCcagtctctttgaaacattcgtcaattccattctcaatttttaaaactttatatacttatattaattcaatatgtatatataaaagaagattaggtatgattgcccatgagacaactccccacaatagaccaa comes from the Mytilus trossulus isolate FHL-02 chromosome 3, PNRI_Mtr1.1.1.hap1, whole genome shotgun sequence genome and includes:
- the LOC134709925 gene encoding THAP domain-containing protein 8-like, whose protein sequence is MVLCAASGCNNRHKKDNLISFFRFPINPQTRKAWTHYCKRWDFLPGASHRLCSAHFTNSCYDRDPEVMKNLEGCPTMKPKLRPNAVPDIPLTQPTTAEPKPPLPKRGAFEKRRKAEILQLAYDNYERETECVQLQVPDSTTTPEPEPELPTSNVTENNTSKVTMVTQTTPPPSPKVVKHKKSQSYLRPQQRTRKHQTDLKITQPSATYSTIATQTDDDITKCTCASTLPTTTHTTSAQNSDDDEVSSHADSDEDYQPSDDDQSSDADADDMNDEPKNSRD